In a single window of the uncultured Dysgonomonas sp. genome:
- a CDS encoding mannose-1-phosphate guanylyltransferase, which yields MDNKNNYCVIMSGGIGSRFWPFSREARPKQFLDFFGTGRSLLQMTVDRFRKILPVENIYIVTNKEYAQMVLDELPELGSNQILLEPMRRNTAPCIAFATYHINSFNPDANIVVAPSDHLILKEDDFLSIIQKAFSFVEKHNTLLTLGIRPSRPETGYGYIQMSEEQLDGVTKVKVFTEKPNLELAKVFYESGEFLWNSGIFIWNNRTILNAFHQYLPEITNRFDQGLDTFGTDNEKAFIDENFPFCPNISIDYGVMEKATNVYVQAADFGWSDLGTWGSLYEISDKDENANATLIAETLFFDSSENVVTLPAGKLAVLQGLDGYIVAEADGVLLICKKEEEQRIKQFVADVKLKYGEKYI from the coding sequence ATGGATAATAAAAACAACTATTGTGTAATAATGAGTGGTGGTATAGGCAGCCGCTTCTGGCCATTCAGCAGAGAGGCTCGTCCGAAACAGTTTCTTGACTTCTTCGGCACCGGCCGATCCCTCTTACAGATGACTGTAGACCGATTTAGAAAAATTCTACCAGTAGAAAACATATATATAGTAACAAATAAGGAATATGCACAAATGGTACTAGACGAGCTTCCTGAGCTCGGCTCAAACCAAATTTTACTGGAGCCTATGCGCCGAAACACGGCTCCCTGTATTGCCTTTGCTACTTATCATATAAACTCATTCAATCCTGATGCGAATATAGTTGTAGCCCCTTCCGATCATCTGATACTCAAAGAAGATGACTTTCTCTCCATTATCCAAAAAGCATTCTCCTTTGTTGAGAAACATAATACCCTTCTGACCCTCGGTATCCGCCCGAGTCGTCCGGAAACGGGGTATGGATATATCCAAATGAGTGAAGAACAATTAGATGGAGTAACTAAAGTAAAAGTATTTACAGAGAAACCGAATCTAGAATTGGCTAAAGTATTCTACGAAAGCGGCGAATTTCTTTGGAACTCCGGTATTTTCATCTGGAACAATCGCACAATCCTTAATGCATTTCATCAATATTTACCTGAAATAACAAATCGTTTCGACCAGGGATTAGATACATTTGGAACTGATAACGAAAAAGCATTTATTGATGAAAACTTTCCATTCTGCCCTAATATATCTATTGATTACGGTGTGATGGAGAAAGCCACCAATGTTTATGTACAAGCGGCAGATTTTGGATGGTCGGACTTAGGAACCTGGGGATCTTTATACGAAATATCAGATAAAGACGAGAATGCCAACGCGACATTAATAGCGGAAACACTATTCTTCGATAGTTCCGAAAACGTAGTCACTCTGCCTGCCGGAAAGCTGGCCGTTTTACAAGGACTAGACGGATATATCGTAGCCGAAGCTGACGGCGTCCTCCTTATCTGTAAGAAAGAAGAGGAGCAACGCATCAAACAATTCGTTGCTGACGTAAAACTGAAATATGGAGAAAAATATATTTAA
- a CDS encoding helix-turn-helix domain-containing protein, whose translation MYEKDLHEKFVSYLHVCYPRKRELISLLTDILILERESVSRRLNGKVLFTVNEIGKIARCLNVSIDRLLEKNQNPPLFPLNLIMPLRLESIDVLIEQIDKNKEKLKCVEEYPFEVGHIFDSLPVEYFMSYTYLCKFMYFKWAYFFVGNNSFKDYNTWRVPLQIYDYHDELIKCWNNYDAIFYIWDNPVIWNLVGEINLFYKMRILNEKDVALIKKDLHDLLDDVETRTKETGNGKDISKKNADLYISSVNIGVTCIYFQSPEISFIHYKPPFALPALYKDAESFNLIYDWINSMKRVSTLVSGSGAVERRIFFDKQHEIVEKELSLK comes from the coding sequence ATGTATGAAAAAGATTTGCACGAGAAGTTTGTAAGTTATCTACATGTATGTTATCCCCGGAAAAGAGAATTGATTTCTTTACTGACGGATATTTTAATATTGGAGAGAGAGTCCGTATCCCGACGGCTGAATGGGAAGGTGTTATTTACTGTAAATGAGATTGGGAAGATCGCTAGATGTCTTAATGTGTCGATAGATCGTTTATTAGAGAAGAATCAAAATCCGCCATTGTTTCCATTGAATCTGATAATGCCATTAAGATTAGAATCGATAGATGTTCTGATCGAACAGATTGATAAGAATAAGGAGAAACTGAAATGTGTAGAAGAATACCCCTTTGAGGTAGGGCATATATTTGATTCATTACCAGTAGAATATTTTATGTCATATACTTATTTGTGTAAATTTATGTATTTCAAATGGGCATATTTTTTTGTTGGAAATAACTCTTTCAAAGACTATAATACTTGGCGGGTACCACTGCAAATTTATGATTATCATGACGAACTGATAAAGTGTTGGAACAATTATGATGCTATATTTTATATATGGGATAATCCGGTTATTTGGAATCTGGTGGGAGAAATAAATTTATTTTATAAAATGCGGATTCTGAATGAAAAAGATGTTGCTTTGATAAAAAAAGATTTACATGATTTATTAGATGACGTAGAAACGCGTACAAAAGAAACGGGGAATGGAAAAGATATTTCAAAAAAAAATGCAGATCTATATATTTCGAGTGTTAATATAGGGGTTACATGTATTTATTTTCAATCTCCAGAAATTTCTTTTATACATTATAAGCCTCCTTTTGCTTTACCTGCATTATATAAGGATGCAGAAAGTTTTAATCTCATATATGATTGGATAAATTCCATGAAAAGGGTATCAACTTTAGTATCCGGAAGTGGAGCCGTAGAGAGACGTATCTTCTTTGATAAACAACATGAAATCGTAGAAAAAGAATTATCTTTGAAATAA
- a CDS encoding helix-turn-helix domain-containing protein produces MKNNTKSAVSHKLLRKIPSGIKPADYITNVLGLSKESVYRRLKGTIPFSFEEMLCLAANLDFSMDELFKGFGDNRSAFNLQNNKLIGNENGFVSTLKDHCDTMESIYKAESNQIIMSTNCILAVFTWAFDNLFKFCYYKWLHQFGNTPLNFYFSDLNITEEITNLKNRAISYSTAPNIVLITDRNFLNNTIKEIKYYQERGLISYDETLVLKSELKTFVESFFRFSPYGISQRKNQYEIYLSSLNVENNTSYISYDNKFLSYYWMHSNSCVYTSDPKLCELQKDWLESLKKYSILISHSNQKMQAELYNEHLAQLEKLSE; encoded by the coding sequence ATGAAAAATAATACCAAATCAGCTGTATCCCATAAGCTATTAAGAAAAATACCTTCTGGCATAAAACCTGCTGATTATATAACAAATGTCTTAGGCCTTAGCAAAGAGTCTGTTTACCGGCGCCTGAAAGGAACGATTCCTTTTTCGTTCGAAGAAATGTTGTGCCTTGCGGCAAATTTAGACTTTTCGATGGACGAATTGTTTAAAGGTTTCGGAGACAACAGATCAGCTTTTAACTTACAAAATAACAAGCTTATAGGGAATGAAAATGGTTTTGTATCCACGCTCAAAGATCATTGTGACACAATGGAGTCGATATACAAGGCCGAAAGTAATCAAATCATCATGTCTACTAATTGCATTTTAGCTGTGTTTACCTGGGCATTTGATAACCTATTTAAGTTCTGCTATTATAAATGGCTACATCAGTTTGGGAATACCCCTCTAAATTTTTATTTCTCTGATCTGAATATTACTGAAGAAATTACTAATTTAAAGAATAGAGCCATCTCTTATTCAACCGCACCAAATATTGTACTGATTACTGATAGAAACTTTCTCAATAATACAATTAAAGAAATTAAGTATTATCAGGAGAGAGGACTTATATCATACGACGAGACCCTAGTACTAAAAAGCGAATTAAAGACTTTTGTTGAAAGCTTTTTCCGATTCTCACCATATGGCATCTCGCAAAGAAAGAATCAATATGAGATATATCTTTCCTCACTGAATGTAGAGAACAATACGTCCTACATCTCTTATGACAATAAATTTTTATCATATTATTGGATGCATTCCAATAGTTGTGTATATACATCAGATCCTAAACTATGCGAGTTGCAGAAAGACTGGCTGGAATCATTAAAAAAATACTCTATATTAATTTCACATTCTAACCAGAAAATGCAGGCAGAACTATACAATGAACATTTGGCTCAGTTAGAAAAATTATCAGAATGA